The following proteins are co-located in the Aggregatibacter aphrophilus ATCC 33389 genome:
- the glgA gene encoding glycogen synthase GlgA codes for MKVLHVCSELYPLLKTGGLADVMGALPFAQKEIGIDTRIVLPAYPAIAAGIPHTSVVAEFDNFAGHIVLRYSEYNGVGVYLIDAPHLYAREGNPYHDANYNDYGDNYKRFALLGWVGAELTTGLDSWWRADVVHAHDWHAGLTAAYLHQKGHPAKSVFTIHNLAYQGQFDYRHLFEIGLPQSMFHVDGLELFGQISYLKAGLYYSDAVTAVSPTYAKEITTSEFAYGLQGLLSTLHQEGRLVGILNGVDEKIWHPHHDHYIQHAYKLKYMGGKAKNKADLQAYFNLPQQSDALLFVMVTRLTEQKGVDLLLESADEIVKQGGQLAILGSGAPHLEAGIRQLAEAYPQNVAVKIGYDEALSHLMLAGGDVILVPSRFEPCGLTQLYGLKYGTLPLVRATGGLADTVVNASVENIQTRTATGFVFTHATADDLRHALQAAFALWKKQRLWASVRVIAMEQDFSWQISATHYQHLYQRILSK; via the coding sequence ATGAAAGTATTACACGTTTGCTCGGAGTTATATCCTTTATTAAAAACTGGCGGATTGGCCGATGTGATGGGTGCATTGCCTTTTGCACAGAAAGAAATTGGCATTGATACCCGCATTGTATTACCTGCTTATCCAGCCATTGCAGCAGGAATTCCTCACACTAGCGTGGTGGCGGAATTTGATAATTTTGCCGGCCATATTGTTTTACGTTACTCCGAATATAACGGAGTCGGCGTTTATTTAATCGACGCACCGCATTTGTACGCGCGAGAAGGCAATCCGTATCATGATGCCAATTACAACGATTACGGTGACAATTACAAACGTTTTGCGTTATTGGGGTGGGTCGGTGCAGAATTAACCACAGGGTTGGACAGCTGGTGGCGTGCGGATGTAGTGCACGCACATGACTGGCACGCTGGGCTCACAGCCGCTTATTTACATCAAAAAGGCCATCCGGCGAAATCCGTATTCACTATTCATAATTTGGCTTATCAAGGGCAATTTGATTATCGTCATTTATTTGAGATCGGCTTGCCACAATCCATGTTCCATGTTGATGGTTTGGAGCTATTTGGTCAAATTTCTTATTTAAAAGCCGGTTTGTATTATTCGGATGCCGTGACCGCAGTGAGTCCGACTTATGCCAAAGAAATTACTACCTCGGAATTTGCTTATGGCTTACAAGGTTTATTATCCACATTACACCAAGAGGGGCGTTTGGTGGGCATTTTAAACGGTGTGGATGAAAAAATTTGGCATCCGCACCATGATCATTACATTCAACATGCATACAAATTGAAATACATGGGTGGTAAGGCGAAAAATAAAGCTGATTTACAGGCCTATTTCAACCTTCCTCAACAATCTGATGCATTATTGTTTGTGATGGTTACTCGCTTAACGGAACAAAAAGGCGTGGATTTATTGCTAGAAAGCGCTGATGAAATCGTTAAACAAGGCGGGCAACTTGCGATTCTCGGCTCAGGTGCACCGCACTTAGAGGCTGGTATTCGTCAATTAGCGGAAGCGTACCCACAAAACGTTGCGGTAAAAATAGGCTATGATGAGGCGTTGTCTCACTTAATGCTTGCTGGCGGCGATGTGATTTTAGTGCCAAGTCGTTTTGAACCTTGCGGTTTAACCCAATTATACGGCTTGAAATACGGCACGTTGCCTCTGGTTCGCGCCACTGGCGGATTAGCCGATACTGTGGTTAATGCTTCTGTAGAAAATATTCAAACCCGAACAGCAACTGGTTTTGTCTTCACTCATGCAACGGCAGATGATTTGCGTCATGCCTTGCAGGCAGCATTTGCTTTATGGAAAAAACAACGCTTATGGGCAAGTGTTCGAGTTATTGCAATGGAACAAGATTTTAGTTGGCAAATCTCTGCAACTCACTACCAACATTTATATCAACGAATTTTATCCAAGTAA
- a CDS encoding glycogen/starch/alpha-glucan phosphorylase, with the protein MIMDNFDSPFLYDHPEINVDSLKKTIVYKLIFLIGRSPKEASQRDWLNATLYAVRDFVTEGWISTARQARSEDSRRVYYLSMEFLIGRTLSNAMIAEGIYDLAKEALSELNVNLEDIIEKEVDPGLGNGGLGRLAACFMDSIATLGLPGMGYGIRYEYGMFRQKIEDGQQIERPDAWLEKGAPWEFIRPSKRFTVPFGGSIHFEGKKCIWDKGEQVVALAYDQVIPGYKNDSASTLRLWSAHAGELFNLEDFNRGQHIAAMEGRASIKNISRVLYPDDSTWNGRELRLRQEYFLVSASLQDIIRRHKRSHATLDNLADKVAIHLNDTHPALAIPELMRVLIDEEGFEWQKAWDMTRRVFSYTCHTLMSEALETWPIEMMAKILPRHLQMIFDINDHFLEYVKTYVTTDTDFIRRVSLVEEGYQRRIRMGWLSVVGSHKVNGVAAIHSDLMVTSTFADFARIYPERFTNVTNGITPRRWIAVANPKLAALFDKYIGKEWRKDLAQIENLKAHMNNTELKHEIADIKYANKVRLANYVKKELDVDIDPNALFDVQVKRIHEYKRQILNVLHIIARYNEMLEHPEKEWQPRVFILAGKAASAYYAAKQTIHLINDVAHVINNDERLRGRLKVVFIPNYSVSLAQLIIPAADISEQISLAGTEASGTSNMKFALNGALTLGTLDGANVEILENVGKDHIFIFGNTVEQVEQLRHEGYHPFDFYQRDTELRTVVDQIINGRFSPNDISRYQQLLQGLQYHDFYQAFADFRSYVDTQKLVDEKYKNRDAWIDSTIQNIVNMGYFSSDRTIKEYAENIWHVEPLKLSR; encoded by the coding sequence ATGATAATGGATAATTTTGATTCTCCATTCCTGTACGATCATCCTGAAATCAATGTAGATTCATTGAAGAAGACGATTGTCTATAAACTTATCTTTCTGATTGGCCGTTCACCAAAAGAAGCCAGTCAACGGGATTGGCTAAATGCCACATTGTATGCCGTGCGCGATTTTGTAACTGAAGGTTGGATTTCTACCGCACGTCAAGCTAGATCCGAAGATTCTCGCCGCGTTTATTATCTTTCTATGGAGTTCTTAATCGGTAGAACGTTATCTAATGCCATGATTGCGGAAGGTATTTATGACCTTGCCAAAGAAGCGCTTTCCGAATTAAATGTAAACTTGGAAGATATTATTGAGAAAGAAGTGGACCCTGGCTTAGGTAACGGCGGTTTAGGTCGTTTAGCCGCATGTTTCATGGATTCTATTGCAACGTTAGGCTTGCCGGGCATGGGTTATGGTATTCGTTATGAATACGGTATGTTCCGTCAAAAAATCGAAGACGGTCAGCAAATTGAACGTCCGGATGCGTGGTTAGAAAAAGGTGCGCCTTGGGAGTTTATACGACCATCCAAACGTTTTACGGTGCCTTTTGGCGGTAGCATTCACTTTGAAGGTAAAAAATGTATTTGGGATAAAGGTGAGCAAGTTGTGGCATTAGCTTATGACCAAGTGATTCCGGGTTATAAGAATGACTCGGCTTCCACTTTGCGTTTATGGTCTGCGCACGCTGGCGAATTATTTAATTTGGAAGATTTTAACCGTGGTCAGCATATTGCTGCGATGGAAGGCCGTGCTTCCATTAAAAATATTTCCCGTGTATTGTATCCTGACGACTCCACTTGGAATGGCCGTGAATTGCGTTTACGCCAAGAATATTTCCTTGTTTCTGCCTCATTGCAAGATATCATCCGTCGCCATAAACGCTCTCATGCTACCTTGGATAACTTAGCGGATAAAGTCGCAATTCATTTAAATGATACCCATCCGGCACTTGCCATTCCTGAGTTAATGCGCGTGTTAATTGATGAAGAAGGTTTTGAATGGCAAAAAGCTTGGGATATGACTCGTCGTGTTTTCTCTTATACTTGCCATACTTTGATGTCTGAAGCCCTAGAAACTTGGCCAATCGAAATGATGGCGAAAATCTTGCCTCGTCATTTACAAATGATCTTTGACATTAATGATCATTTCTTGGAATACGTAAAAACTTACGTCACTACCGACACGGATTTTATTCGTCGCGTTTCTCTTGTTGAAGAAGGTTATCAACGTAGAATTCGTATGGGGTGGTTGTCTGTTGTCGGTTCACACAAAGTGAACGGCGTGGCGGCGATCCATTCCGATTTAATGGTGACATCCACATTCGCTGATTTCGCCCGTATTTATCCGGAACGTTTCACCAATGTAACCAACGGTATCACACCGCGTCGCTGGATCGCTGTTGCTAATCCAAAATTGGCGGCCTTGTTTGATAAATATATCGGCAAAGAATGGCGTAAAGATTTAGCGCAAATTGAAAATCTGAAAGCGCATATGAATAATACCGAATTGAAACATGAAATTGCGGATATTAAATATGCGAATAAAGTCAGATTGGCAAATTATGTGAAAAAAGAATTAGACGTAGACATTGACCCGAATGCCTTATTTGATGTTCAAGTAAAACGTATTCACGAATATAAACGCCAAATTCTTAATGTATTACACATTATTGCCCGTTATAACGAAATGTTGGAGCATCCGGAAAAAGAATGGCAACCTCGAGTCTTTATCTTAGCCGGTAAAGCTGCTTCTGCCTATTATGCAGCAAAACAGACCATTCATTTAATTAATGATGTCGCTCACGTGATTAACAATGACGAACGTTTACGTGGTCGTTTGAAAGTTGTATTTATTCCGAATTACAGTGTGAGTTTGGCGCAATTGATTATTCCGGCAGCAGATATTTCTGAACAAATTTCCTTAGCCGGTACGGAAGCCTCCGGTACCAGTAACATGAAATTTGCACTTAACGGCGCACTCACATTAGGTACCTTAGATGGCGCGAATGTGGAAATTCTGGAAAATGTTGGTAAAGATCATATCTTTATATTCGGTAATACGGTAGAACAAGTAGAGCAGTTACGCCACGAAGGTTACCATCCGTTTGATTTTTATCAACGTGATACAGAATTAAGAACTGTGGTTGATCAAATCATTAATGGTCGTTTCTCGCCAAATGATATAAGTCGTTATCAGCAATTGTTACAAGGTTTGCAATATCATGATTTCTACCAAGCCTTTGCGGATTTCCGTAGTTATGTAGATACTCAGAAATTGGTGGATGAAAAATATAAAAACCGTGATGCATGGATTGATAGTACTATTCAAAATATTGTCAACATGGGCTATTTCTCTTCCGACCGCACAATTAAAGAATACGCAGAGAATATTTGGCACGTTGAACCATTAAAATTATCGCGGTAA
- a CDS encoding CAP domain-containing protein has translation MKPIFTILSLYSLLHSVIVYAEVGTVHTMREFSYRNEAEKSQAEEIALKMLRSTYDYFPDVENCYAGSVTSDQKRRVLKELNAIRRAHGLEEVKYDASKDRATAASALISVANGKLDHYPNSRMKCYSQEGYNGSSQSNLHLSQDSLIFVRDDFAEQVIDRLVIDDNVYSLGHRLWFLDPFLGDISYGRSTKIDRNKRVLDAATIYIGNQRKSAVNTKADYVAYPYKNYKANWFLHDWFHSFSVIVDKNENYFNRTLVDFSRAEIKVSSADGRTLKVSEVTYSTRQSNSAGLGNVLGVLAEHGITSVITLK, from the coding sequence ATGAAACCAATTTTTACTATTTTATCGTTATACTCTTTGTTACATTCCGTCATAGTCTATGCCGAAGTTGGAACCGTGCATACAATGCGAGAGTTTTCTTATCGCAATGAAGCGGAGAAAAGTCAAGCGGAAGAGATTGCGTTAAAAATGTTGCGGTCAACTTATGATTATTTTCCGGATGTCGAAAATTGTTATGCGGGGAGTGTAACCTCCGATCAAAAAAGGCGGGTATTAAAGGAACTTAATGCGATTCGTCGGGCTCACGGATTGGAAGAAGTAAAATATGACGCGTCTAAAGATCGTGCGACAGCCGCATCAGCGCTGATTTCCGTAGCAAATGGAAAATTGGATCATTACCCAAACAGTCGAATGAAATGCTATTCTCAAGAGGGATATAACGGCAGTAGTCAAAGCAATTTACATTTAAGTCAGGATAGTTTGATTTTTGTGAGAGATGATTTTGCCGAGCAAGTCATAGATAGGTTAGTGATTGATGATAACGTGTATTCTTTGGGACATAGGTTATGGTTTTTGGATCCATTTCTAGGTGATATTTCTTATGGACGTTCCACCAAAATAGATCGTAATAAAAGAGTACTGGATGCGGCAACAATTTATATTGGTAACCAACGAAAAAGTGCGGTGAATACAAAAGCCGATTATGTGGCTTATCCATATAAGAACTATAAGGCCAACTGGTTTTTACATGATTGGTTTCATTCGTTTTCAGTGATTGTCGATAAAAATGAAAACTATTTTAACCGCACTTTAGTGGATTTTTCACGGGCAGAAATTAAAGTCAGTAGCGCCGATGGAAGAACCTTAAAAGTGAGCGAAGTGACTTATTCTACTCGTCAATCAAATAGTGCCGGGTTAGGTAATGTACTTGGCGTGTTAGCGGAACACGGGATAACGAGCGTTATTACGTTAAAATAA
- a CDS encoding DedA family protein — MEFLINFFSNYGYFAVLFVLIICGFGVPIPEDITLVSGGVISGLGYANVHIMLVVSLFGVLLGDGTMYWLGRIYGTKILRFRPIRRFLTLERLRMVRSKFDQYGNRVLFVARFLPGLRAPIYMVAGITRRVSFTRFLLLDFFAAIISVPIWVYLGDFGASNLDWLHAQIKKGQSVIYIFIAILAVFLAWKWYKSRKTKSAK, encoded by the coding sequence ATGGAATTTTTAATTAACTTTTTTAGCAACTATGGCTACTTTGCCGTGCTATTTGTTCTGATTATCTGTGGCTTTGGCGTCCCAATTCCTGAAGATATCACTTTAGTTTCCGGTGGTGTTATCTCTGGCTTAGGTTATGCTAATGTGCATATTATGTTAGTTGTCAGCTTATTTGGTGTTTTATTAGGCGATGGCACCATGTATTGGCTAGGCCGAATCTACGGCACAAAAATTCTACGTTTTCGCCCTATTCGTCGCTTTTTAACCTTAGAGCGCTTACGAATGGTACGTAGCAAATTTGACCAATACGGTAACCGTGTGTTATTTGTCGCCCGCTTCCTACCTGGATTACGCGCGCCGATTTACATGGTAGCCGGCATTACCCGTCGCGTAAGTTTTACCCGCTTTCTTTTATTGGATTTTTTCGCGGCTATTATCTCCGTGCCGATTTGGGTGTATCTAGGCGATTTCGGTGCTAGCAATTTAGATTGGTTACATGCACAAATCAAAAAAGGTCAGTCCGTTATCTATATTTTCATTGCCATCTTAGCCGTATTCTTAGCATGGAAATGGTATAAAAGTCGAAAAACAAAATCAGCCAAATAA
- the rplY gene encoding 50S ribosomal protein L25 produces the protein MAFKFNAEVRTAQGKGASRRLRHNGQIPAIVYGGSEEPVSIILNHDELNNAQAHDAFYSEVITLVIGGKEVAVKVQAMQRHPFKPKLVHIDFKRA, from the coding sequence ATGGCATTTAAATTCAACGCTGAAGTTCGTACAGCGCAAGGTAAGGGTGCGAGCCGCCGCCTGCGTCACAACGGTCAAATTCCTGCTATCGTTTACGGTGGTAGCGAAGAACCTGTTTCCATCATTTTAAATCATGATGAATTAAACAATGCACAAGCACATGATGCTTTCTATTCTGAAGTGATCACATTAGTGATTGGTGGTAAAGAAGTTGCAGTAAAAGTTCAAGCAATGCAACGTCACCCGTTCAAGCCAAAACTTGTACACATTGACTTCAAACGTGCTTAA
- a CDS encoding D-alanyl-D-alanine carboxypeptidase family protein yields MLKKIFPFLLFMPTFVMAQSYVVYDFTHNKVLESGAPNTVRPIASVTKLMTANVFLEHNKNPRCTASITNEDYDYIKGTHTKLPKYTPIACRELLKAMLVHSDNYAAHALSRSAGMTRQQFIKKMNEKAKHLGMRSTRFSDSSGLSNSNVSSAMDLVKLAKYSLAKPEIKALSNLSTAYIQAGKRNIFVKNTNKLVRDEMFSAAINKTGYIRESGYNLVFVNSVPCNRATIGVISLNNSSSAFRSNFTKSKLEKYGCTVLNGRKFKSFEDDIQYEEGYDEQGMDELIKKVAG; encoded by the coding sequence ATGTTAAAAAAGATTTTTCCCTTCCTTCTCTTCATGCCGACATTTGTCATGGCACAATCTTATGTGGTATATGATTTTACCCATAATAAAGTGTTGGAAAGTGGTGCGCCGAATACGGTGCGTCCTATTGCCTCGGTCACAAAATTAATGACAGCCAATGTGTTTTTGGAACACAATAAAAATCCGCGGTGTACGGCATCTATTACCAACGAAGATTACGATTATATTAAAGGTACACATACCAAACTGCCAAAATATACACCGATTGCCTGTCGTGAATTGTTAAAAGCGATGTTAGTACATTCCGATAATTATGCCGCTCATGCGTTGTCTCGCTCCGCAGGCATGACCCGCCAGCAATTTATTAAAAAAATGAATGAAAAAGCTAAACACTTAGGGATGCGTTCAACCCGTTTTAGCGACAGTTCAGGTTTGTCCAATAGTAATGTCTCTAGTGCTATGGATTTAGTAAAACTGGCTAAATATTCCTTGGCTAAACCGGAAATCAAAGCGCTATCAAATCTTTCTACCGCCTATATTCAAGCAGGAAAACGTAATATTTTTGTGAAAAACACCAATAAATTGGTGCGTGATGAGATGTTTAGTGCAGCTATTAATAAAACCGGCTATATTCGTGAATCAGGCTATAACTTGGTGTTTGTTAATAGTGTACCTTGTAATCGAGCCACCATTGGCGTTATCAGCCTGAATAATAGTTCTTCTGCATTTCGTTCTAATTTTACGAAAAGTAAATTGGAAAAATACGGTTGTACCGTGCTAAATGGTCGAAAATTTAAGAGTTTTGAAGATGATATTCAATATGAAGAAGGCTATGATGAACAAGGCATGGATGAATTAATTAAAAAGGTGGCGGGGTAG
- the mukF gene encoding chromosome partition protein MukF, which yields MLETSQTIPELVSWAKEREFSLNLPTERLAFLLAIAIYNNERFDGEMIETDLVDIFRHISTAFEQSQETIATRANNAINELVKQRFLNRFSSEFTEGLAIYRLTPLGVGVSDYYIRQREFSALRLSVQLSIVAEEIQRASDAAEENGDEHYWRRNVFAPLKYSVAEIFDSIDLSQRIMDENQQTIKDEIAALLTKDWQAAISSCEQLLDETSGNLRELQDTLNAAGDKLQAQLLRIQDCVIGRSELYFIDELITNLQAKLDRIISWGQQAIDLWIGYDRHVHKFIRTAIDMDKNRVFSQRLRNSIHNYFDQPWFLWTAQAERLVDLRDEELALREEDALGELPEELQYESLADIREQIVEHMQTLLVDFREHQRPINLSLVLKQQLEHYPLSQHFDVARIVVDQAVRLGMASSDLSGIYPIWESINDKGAEVQANVIDEY from the coding sequence ATGCTTGAAACATCACAAACTATTCCCGAACTGGTTTCATGGGCGAAAGAACGTGAATTTTCGTTGAATTTACCAACGGAACGTCTTGCCTTTTTACTCGCCATCGCCATTTATAATAACGAACGCTTTGACGGTGAAATGATAGAAACGGATTTGGTGGATATTTTCCGTCATATTTCCACGGCTTTCGAACAATCCCAAGAAACCATTGCCACTCGCGCCAATAATGCCATCAACGAACTGGTTAAACAGCGCTTTCTTAACCGTTTTAGTAGTGAATTCACCGAAGGTTTAGCCATTTATCGTTTAACGCCTTTAGGTGTGGGAGTTTCTGATTATTATATCCGTCAACGTGAGTTCTCTGCGTTGCGTCTTTCCGTGCAGCTTTCCATTGTTGCTGAGGAAATTCAACGAGCGTCTGATGCAGCCGAGGAAAATGGTGATGAGCATTATTGGCGTCGCAATGTGTTTGCCCCTTTAAAATATTCCGTAGCAGAAATTTTTGACAGCATTGATTTGTCACAACGCATTATGGATGAAAATCAGCAGACCATTAAGGATGAAATCGCCGCGTTATTAACTAAAGATTGGCAGGCCGCTATTTCCAGTTGTGAACAATTATTAGATGAAACTTCCGGTAATTTGCGCGAATTACAAGATACCTTAAATGCTGCCGGAGACAAATTACAAGCACAGTTGTTGCGTATTCAAGATTGTGTGATTGGGCGTAGTGAGTTGTACTTTATTGATGAATTAATCACCAATTTACAGGCAAAGTTAGACCGTATTATCAGCTGGGGTCAACAGGCGATTGATTTGTGGATTGGCTATGACCGCCATGTACATAAATTTATCCGTACTGCTATTGATATGGATAAAAACCGTGTATTTTCCCAACGTTTACGCAATTCCATTCATAATTATTTTGATCAGCCATGGTTCTTATGGACGGCTCAAGCAGAACGTTTAGTGGACTTACGTGATGAAGAATTAGCATTACGTGAAGAAGATGCACTGGGTGAATTGCCTGAAGAATTGCAATATGAATCTTTAGCCGATATCCGCGAGCAAATTGTAGAACATATGCAAACCTTATTGGTGGATTTCCGAGAACATCAACGCCCGATAAATTTAAGTTTGGTTTTAAAACAGCAATTAGAACATTATCCATTGTCACAGCATTTTGATGTGGCACGTATTGTTGTGGATCAGGCTGTGCGTCTAGGTATGGCAAGCTCTGATTTAAGTGGTATTTATCCAATTTGGGAAAGTATCAATGACAAGGGCGCCGAAGTGCAGGCTAATGTAATTGACGAATATTAA